The following are from one region of the [Synechococcus] sp. NIES-970 genome:
- a CDS encoding ABC-type nitrate/sulfonate/bicarbonate transport system, permease produces the protein MVLLSSLARTAKKFLVLPALQDKYRKEIVLPLYGFGGLLLLWWAIALVRGEMMPTPWEALVRNLDFIVHPFYRRGPGDLGLGWLLLASLRRVLIGFSLGALVAIPVGIWIGLSREAWLAINPIIQILKPVSPLVWLPIALSIFSAAEPSAIFVIFITSLWSTIINTAEGVANVPKDYLEVAQMLEMPRWKQLLQVILPASLPYIFTGLRISMGVAWLVIVAVEMLTGGIGIGFFVWDEWNRLNVSSVFLAVFVIGMTGLVLDYALAFLQTAITHRPARN, from the coding sequence ATGGTTTTATTATCGAGTTTGGCCCGCACAGCCAAAAAGTTTTTGGTCTTACCGGCTCTCCAGGACAAGTACCGAAAAGAAATTGTGCTACCGCTGTATGGTTTTGGGGGCCTACTGCTTCTCTGGTGGGCGATCGCCCTAGTGCGTGGCGAGATGATGCCGACTCCTTGGGAAGCCTTAGTCCGCAACCTGGACTTTATTGTGCATCCCTTTTATCGTCGGGGACCTGGGGATCTGGGCCTCGGCTGGTTACTGTTGGCAAGTTTGCGACGGGTATTGATTGGTTTTTCTTTAGGGGCTTTGGTGGCGATCCCTGTGGGGATCTGGATCGGTTTATCCCGGGAAGCTTGGCTGGCAATTAACCCGATTATCCAAATTCTTAAGCCTGTTTCGCCCCTGGTCTGGCTGCCGATCGCCCTTTCAATTTTTAGTGCGGCAGAACCCTCGGCAATCTTTGTGATTTTCATTACTTCCCTGTGGTCAACGATTATCAACACCGCCGAAGGGGTCGCTAATGTACCCAAAGACTACCTTGAAGTGGCCCAGATGCTGGAGATGCCCCGCTGGAAACAGCTACTGCAGGTGATTTTGCCCGCCAGCTTGCCCTATATCTTTACGGGCCTGCGGATCAGTATGGGGGTCGCTTGGCTCGTGATCGTCGCGGTAGAAATGCTCACCGGCGGCATTGGTATCGGCTTTTTTGTTTGGGATGAGTGGAACCGCTTAAACGTGAGTTCAGTATTTTTAGCGGTGTTTGTGATTGGCATGACGGGTTTGGTTTTAGATTATGCCCTTGCCTTTCTCCAAACAGCGATCACCCACCGCCCAGCCCGGAATTAA
- a CDS encoding ABC-type nitrate/sulfonate/bicarbonate transport system, periplasmic component, whose protein sequence is MTKLSRRSFLLGMGATASAIAYAACTPTTGRNPQGLTEAALAVTPLIKPESLEKPNLTIGFVPVNDCAPLAVAWAKGLFRKYGLNVQLSREASWANSRDGLIFGRLDASPVVSGAVTNARLSAEGAIPVPLSAAMTIHRHGNALTMNRPLWESGVRPWHDYQGDLTQFGQDLQRFWQKSPNNDRSWGIPLSSAIYEYFVRYLVAAVGIDPVQALRLVITPSPQMVSNMRIGAMQAYMVAEPWNTRSITGNENIGFTFIQGRDIWRGHPDRVLAVQESFIEQYPKTYRSLVKALIEACQYCSKPENRQAVAELISQRSFTGAKMQLTRPGIVGDYNYGGFDQRDRLEKSLDTTVFFDLHGEMSQVTNDHSTFLWQSQGIWLMTQAARWGQIRTLPKDLEAIAQKAWRTDLYREIAAEMGIDCPSDDYKVEPASAFIDKKAFDPSDPVGYLNSFEIRANRPQTYALS, encoded by the coding sequence ATGACGAAATTGAGTAGACGCTCTTTCCTGCTGGGGATGGGGGCGACAGCTTCAGCGATCGCCTATGCCGCCTGTACCCCGACCACAGGCCGTAATCCCCAAGGGTTAACCGAGGCGGCCCTCGCGGTGACACCCCTAATTAAGCCCGAGAGCTTAGAGAAACCCAACCTCACCATCGGCTTTGTACCTGTTAATGATTGTGCCCCCTTGGCGGTGGCCTGGGCCAAGGGACTTTTCCGCAAGTATGGGCTAAATGTGCAACTCAGCCGGGAAGCAAGTTGGGCTAATTCCCGCGATGGTTTAATTTTTGGCCGTTTAGATGCTTCCCCCGTAGTTTCGGGGGCCGTCACCAATGCACGTCTGAGTGCGGAAGGGGCGATCCCAGTACCGTTGAGCGCCGCTATGACTATCCACCGCCATGGTAATGCCCTCACCATGAACCGCCCCCTCTGGGAGAGTGGTGTGCGGCCCTGGCATGATTATCAAGGCGATTTGACACAATTTGGCCAAGATCTCCAGCGTTTTTGGCAAAAATCACCAAATAATGACCGTTCTTGGGGTATTCCCCTCAGCTCTGCTATCTATGAATATTTCGTGCGCTATCTCGTGGCAGCGGTGGGGATTGATCCCGTTCAGGCATTACGCCTTGTGATTACCCCTTCGCCGCAGATGGTCAGCAATATGCGCATCGGTGCGATGCAGGCTTATATGGTGGCAGAACCCTGGAATACCCGTTCGATTACGGGCAATGAAAATATTGGCTTTACGTTTATCCAAGGGCGAGATATCTGGCGCGGCCATCCGGATCGGGTATTGGCCGTCCAGGAATCTTTTATTGAACAATATCCAAAAACCTATCGTTCTTTGGTAAAAGCTCTGATCGAGGCCTGCCAATATTGCAGCAAACCGGAAAATCGACAGGCGGTGGCGGAACTTATTTCCCAGCGGTCTTTTACGGGGGCAAAGATGCAATTGACCCGTCCGGGGATCGTCGGTGACTACAATTATGGCGGTTTTGATCAACGCGATCGCCTTGAAAAAAGTTTAGACACCACGGTCTTTTTTGATCTCCATGGTGAAATGTCCCAGGTGACCAATGATCATTCGACGTTCCTCTGGCAGTCCCAAGGGATCTGGCTAATGACCCAGGCGGCCCGGTGGGGTCAAATCCGTACGCTGCCAAAAGATCTGGAGGCGATCGCCCAAAAAGCTTGGCGCACCGATCTATACCGCGAGATTGCCGCAGAAATGGGGATCGACTGCCCGAGCGATGACTATAAGGTCGAACCAGCCAGTGCCTTTATCGACAAAAAAGCCTTTGATCCCAGTGACCCAGTGGGCTATCTCAATAGCTTTGAGATCCGCGCAAACCGTCCTCAAACCTATGCCTTGAGCTAG
- a CDS encoding ABC-type nitrate/sulfonate/bicarbonate transport system, ATP-binding protein, whose amino-acid sequence MVFMQNRPFSSMDQSPSESFLVIENVSKQYPKPDGSQFVVLEDINLTIQAQEYVSIIGHSGCGKSTLARIVAGLEKPTAGLVTLEGKQIRKPGADRMMVFQGYALLPWLTVRENIRLAVDEVHQHLSKGDRLHLVNEHIQMVNLTPAADKYPHELSGGMKQRVGVARALATRPKMLLLDEPFGALDALTRPKLQKQVLDIWENHRQAVMMITHDVDEAIFMSDRVVMMTNGPHANIGQILEINLPRPRSIHDLRETQEYYDLRNEALDFLERYQ is encoded by the coding sequence ATGGTTTTTATGCAAAATCGTCCTTTTTCATCGATGGATCAATCCCCTTCCGAATCTTTCCTTGTAATTGAAAATGTCTCGAAGCAATATCCAAAACCTGATGGTTCGCAATTTGTCGTCCTCGAGGATATTAATCTGACGATTCAAGCCCAGGAATATGTGTCGATTATTGGTCACTCTGGCTGTGGCAAATCAACCCTGGCGCGGATTGTGGCCGGTTTAGAAAAGCCGACTGCTGGTTTAGTGACCCTCGAAGGGAAGCAAATTCGTAAACCTGGAGCCGATCGCATGATGGTGTTTCAAGGTTATGCACTGCTGCCTTGGTTGACTGTGCGCGAAAATATCCGTCTCGCTGTCGATGAAGTTCATCAACATCTCTCCAAAGGCGATCGCCTCCACCTGGTCAATGAACATATCCAGATGGTGAACCTCACCCCCGCTGCTGATAAATATCCCCATGAACTGTCTGGTGGCATGAAACAGCGGGTCGGGGTGGCCCGGGCCTTAGCCACTCGACCGAAAATGCTTTTACTCGATGAACCCTTCGGTGCTTTGGATGCCTTGACCCGACCCAAGTTACAAAAACAGGTGTTAGATATTTGGGAAAACCATCGCCAAGCGGTGATGATGATTACCCATGATGTGGATGAAGCGATTTTTATGTCTGATCGCGTTGTGATGATGACCAATGGTCCCCATGCCAATATTGGCCAGATTTTGGAGATCAATTTGCCCCGGCCCCGCAGCATCCATGATCTCCGGGAAACCCAAGAATATTATGATCTGCGTAATGAAGCCCTTGATTTTCTCGAGCGCTATCAGTAG
- a CDS encoding exopolysaccharide synthesis, ExoD family — protein sequence MKKLSEKLHYYFFEEEHSEKISLANIFALTEERLFGFPLALIAFLSIFAIPGTSFIFGVAMLAITLQLCFGQSKPWVPQKLLQMSFSLGQLQGFMRHLIPWLKRIEKIAKPRLTPICHSLPGRIVLGIIASAMAFLVILPIPGANTVPAIAIFFTALGLQEGDGVLSLIGMAIALVFLGIIIGLLWTGSNIFQVIFQ from the coding sequence ATGAAAAAACTCTCTGAAAAACTACATTACTACTTTTTTGAGGAAGAACACTCAGAAAAGATTAGCCTCGCCAATATCTTCGCCCTCACGGAAGAGCGATTATTTGGTTTTCCCCTGGCACTTATTGCTTTTTTGAGCATTTTTGCGATTCCTGGGACTTCTTTTATTTTCGGGGTAGCGATGCTGGCGATCACCCTGCAACTCTGCTTTGGTCAGTCGAAACCCTGGGTGCCTCAAAAATTATTACAAATGTCCTTTTCGCTGGGTCAATTGCAGGGATTTATGCGCCATTTGATTCCCTGGTTAAAAAGAATCGAAAAAATTGCCAAACCCCGTTTAACGCCCATTTGTCATAGTCTACCGGGACGAATTGTGCTAGGGATTATTGCATCTGCGATGGCTTTTTTGGTGATTTTGCCGATTCCGGGGGCAAATACGGTGCCGGCGATCGCTATTTTTTTTACGGCCCTCGGTCTCCAAGAAGGGGATGGGGTTTTGAGCCTAATTGGTATGGCGATCGCCTTAGTTTTTCTGGGGATTATTATTGGTCTGCTGTGGACAGGAAGCAATATTTTTCAAGTTATTTTTCAATAA
- a CDS encoding ATPase, P-type (transporting), HAD superfamily, subfamily IC: MDSTHIWTFAPEAVYDIFESSPQGLSTATAQQRLKKFGPNALPEPPQRPLWLRFLDQITHFMALLLWVAGILAFVSGTPALGWAIWLVIWVNGIFSFWQEFQAEKSLAALKKVLPAQVKVYRDGQLQSIPATELVPGDVMQLEEGDRISADARLVSSESLYIDLSVMTGESLPVARNAYPVRLREAVSIRDGKTLRQGEQPIREKNNPAEIANLVLAGSTVSSGRGLAVVYGTGAQTEFGHVAHLTTVVKREPSTLEIQVGKIVRVITAIAVAMGAIVFLLTEFLVGMELRESFLFAIGIIVALVPEGLLPTVTLALAMGVRRMVRKNALVRRLSAVETLSATTVICTDKTGTLTKNEMTVHYLWLPWLTDTEMPPQPPLQTPNHGEPSAVAPCLIEVTGAGYDPGAGQVNFPPEFTALRKVKLLLTGAALCSNAKLIHLESPSRWQEIGDPTEAALLVAAAKAGLNVEERQQQNPRLREIPFDSRRRMMTVVLDWQAADIWQDERPCIAFTKGAPLEVLRHCQAILHNGTVQSLDREQWEEVVEANDRLAAQGFRVLGVAARWGERNLVDLRAQDLEQDLIFVGLIAMFDPPRPEVKDAIAQCHTAGIKVTMVTGDYGLTAQAIAQQIGLVNHQVRVVTGEGMGHLSDAQLRQILKYRSGLVFARMAPEQKLRLVQTYKDIGEIVAVTGDGVNDAPALRAAHIGIAMGLNGTDVAREAADIVLTDDNFATIISAVEQGRAIYQNIRKFITYILASNVPEVAPFLLMVALKIPPALVIMQILAIDLGTDMIPALTLGIEAAEPGMMTQPPRKQTENLLGRSLLVRAYCFLGPIEAVLGMLGFFLVWWSHGYGLTELQAITPDLLRHSTDAATVGIYAQATTMTLGAIVACQNGNVFACRSEKTSIFRLGLFSNPLIWVGLATEWILVILITKSPFFQEIFFTAPLEPWQWLTLIVCPPLVLGFDELWKRFFVHR, encoded by the coding sequence ATGGACTCGACCCATATTTGGACGTTTGCGCCGGAGGCGGTTTATGACATCTTTGAATCTAGCCCCCAGGGGTTATCGACGGCGACGGCACAGCAGCGTTTAAAGAAATTTGGCCCCAATGCCCTCCCAGAACCGCCCCAACGTCCGTTATGGTTACGTTTTCTCGATCAAATAACGCATTTTATGGCCCTGCTGCTCTGGGTGGCAGGGATTTTGGCGTTTGTTTCTGGTACGCCCGCCCTAGGTTGGGCGATCTGGTTGGTAATTTGGGTCAATGGGATTTTTAGTTTTTGGCAGGAGTTTCAGGCCGAAAAATCCCTAGCCGCCTTAAAAAAAGTATTGCCGGCCCAAGTGAAGGTTTATCGTGACGGCCAGCTTCAGTCAATTCCAGCAACAGAATTAGTGCCGGGGGATGTGATGCAACTAGAAGAGGGCGATCGCATTTCGGCAGATGCCCGTTTAGTTTCTTCCGAGAGCTTATATATCGATCTGTCGGTGATGACCGGGGAATCTTTACCCGTGGCCCGCAATGCCTATCCGGTGCGGCTGCGGGAAGCGGTGTCGATCCGCGATGGCAAGACCCTCCGCCAGGGGGAACAGCCCATACGAGAAAAAAACAACCCAGCAGAAATCGCCAATTTGGTTCTGGCGGGCTCGACTGTCTCTTCAGGCCGGGGACTCGCAGTGGTCTATGGCACAGGGGCCCAGACGGAATTTGGCCATGTGGCTCACCTCACCACCGTCGTCAAGCGCGAACCCAGCACCCTCGAAATTCAAGTCGGTAAAATTGTGCGGGTTATTACGGCGATCGCGGTGGCGATGGGGGCGATCGTTTTTCTCCTCACAGAATTTCTGGTGGGGATGGAACTACGGGAAAGTTTTCTTTTTGCGATCGGCATTATTGTTGCCCTCGTACCCGAAGGTTTGTTGCCTACCGTAACCCTCGCTTTAGCCATGGGGGTACGGCGGATGGTGCGTAAAAATGCCCTGGTGCGGCGTCTTTCTGCCGTGGAAACCCTCAGTGCCACCACCGTGATTTGTACCGATAAAACAGGCACACTGACCAAAAATGAAATGACGGTGCATTATCTCTGGCTACCCTGGCTCACAGATACGGAAATGCCACCCCAACCGCCCCTACAGACCCCCAACCATGGTGAACCCAGTGCCGTCGCCCCCTGTCTCATTGAGGTCACTGGTGCGGGTTATGATCCTGGGGCTGGCCAGGTGAATTTCCCCCCTGAATTCACAGCCCTGAGGAAAGTTAAACTTCTTCTGACGGGGGCAGCACTCTGCTCCAATGCTAAATTGATCCACCTAGAAAGCCCCAGTCGTTGGCAGGAAATTGGGGACCCCACAGAAGCTGCATTACTCGTAGCGGCGGCAAAAGCGGGCCTCAATGTGGAAGAACGCCAGCAACAAAATCCCCGGCTCCGGGAAATTCCCTTCGACTCACGCCGGCGGATGATGACGGTGGTTTTAGATTGGCAAGCAGCGGATATCTGGCAGGACGAACGCCCCTGCATTGCTTTTACTAAGGGAGCTCCCCTAGAAGTATTGCGCCACTGCCAAGCTATTTTGCATAACGGGACTGTCCAATCCTTGGATCGTGAACAATGGGAAGAGGTGGTAGAGGCCAACGATCGCCTCGCTGCCCAGGGATTTCGCGTATTGGGGGTGGCGGCCCGCTGGGGGGAGCGAAATTTAGTTGACCTACGGGCCCAGGATCTAGAGCAGGATTTGATTTTTGTTGGCCTGATCGCGATGTTCGACCCCCCTAGGCCCGAGGTGAAAGATGCGATCGCCCAATGTCATACCGCCGGGATTAAGGTGACCATGGTGACCGGAGATTATGGCCTCACCGCCCAGGCGATCGCCCAACAAATTGGCTTGGTCAACCATCAGGTGCGGGTGGTCACTGGGGAAGGCATGGGCCACCTATCCGATGCCCAATTGCGGCAAATCCTAAAATATCGCTCCGGTTTAGTATTTGCCCGGATGGCCCCAGAACAAAAACTACGCCTTGTACAAACCTACAAAGATATCGGTGAAATTGTGGCTGTCACCGGCGACGGAGTCAACGATGCTCCGGCCCTACGGGCTGCTCACATTGGCATTGCCATGGGCTTGAATGGCACCGATGTGGCCCGGGAAGCAGCAGACATTGTGCTCACCGACGATAACTTTGCCACGATTATCAGCGCCGTAGAACAGGGCCGTGCCATCTACCAAAATATCCGCAAATTTATCACCTATATCCTGGCCTCTAATGTCCCAGAAGTGGCGCCTTTTCTCCTGATGGTCGCCCTCAAAATTCCGCCGGCTCTGGTGATTATGCAAATCCTGGCGATCGATCTAGGTACAGATATGATTCCCGCTTTGACCCTAGGAATCGAGGCGGCAGAACCAGGCATGATGACCCAACCACCCCGCAAACAAACAGAAAATCTACTCGGGCGATCGCTCCTTGTCCGCGCCTATTGCTTTCTTGGCCCCATCGAAGCCGTATTAGGGATGCTTGGCTTTTTCCTAGTCTGGTGGAGCCATGGTTATGGCTTAACAGAACTCCAGGCAATCACCCCAGATTTACTGCGCCACAGCACCGATGCCGCCACCGTTGGGATCTACGCCCAAGCCACCACCATGACCTTAGGGGCGATCGTCGCTTGTCAAAATGGCAACGTTTTTGCCTGCCGCTCCGAAAAAACATCCATTTTCCGTTTGGGACTTTTCTCGAACCCACTGATTTGGGTCGGCCTTGCCACCGAGTGGATCTTGGTCATTTTGATTACGAAAAGTCCTTTCTTCCAGGAGATTTTTTTCACCGCTCCCCTCGAACCTTGGCAATGGCTCACATTAATTGTTTGCCCCCCCTTGGTTTTGGGTTTTGATGAACTGTGGAAACGCTTTTTTGTCCATCGCTAA
- the metE gene encoding 5-methyltetrahydropteroyltriglutamate--homocysteine methyltransferase: MTIQTTTIGYARMGKRRELKKALESFWSGTTSADALFAMRQDLETQAWQAQLDAGIDHIAVGDQTLYDHVLDWTVRLGLIPRRFHGLGGLDRYFAMARGRDALPALEMTKWFDTNYHYLVPELEDNMQPLGNFGEFLAMVQRSQAILGDRAVPVVLSPVTLLALSRHNGDLMAWLDQLLPLYVDLLTQLKALGVKEVQLHEPILVTSQAADLKAAVQSTYHQLASAGLPIQLVTYFDDLGVNYGWVTQLPVAGLSLDFTRGRNLDLLTTQGFPPGKILGAGIVDGRNVWQIHPNVALTTLKKLQAIAPHLRVQPSASLQFVPHDATLETQLPEPLRHVLSFAEQKLAEVTFLARTLAGDETMTQQRAIEQQWQTFKQFNPPNVAVQSAIQKLTATDFQRSLPYALRLDKQIKLPPLPTTTIGSFPQTKDVRQLRVKYKKGEISQAEYQAAIDAHIADCIKLQEDIGLDVLVHGEFERTDMVEYFGQQLNGFAFTVHGWVQSYGSRCVRPPIIYGDVAWLQPMTVREFQVAQSLTTKPVKGMLTGPVTMINWSFTRTDIPRRDQAMQIALALREEVASLEAAGATMVQVDEPALREGLPLKVERWQAYLNWAVDAFRLATSAVRPETQVHTHMCYSEFGDIIEHIERLDADVLSIENSRSNNETLFEITEAGYRYQVGNGVYDVHSPVVPSVEEMVQQLRTGIDHLPIAQTWINPDCGLKTRRWEEVVPALKNMVAATQALREEIQNAAD; encoded by the coding sequence ATGACCATTCAAACGACAACTATTGGTTACGCTCGTATGGGCAAACGCCGGGAGCTCAAGAAAGCTCTAGAAAGTTTTTGGAGCGGCACCACTAGTGCTGATGCTTTGTTCGCTATGCGGCAGGATCTTGAAACTCAGGCTTGGCAGGCTCAATTGGATGCGGGCATTGATCACATTGCGGTGGGTGATCAAACCCTTTATGACCATGTCCTGGACTGGACTGTGCGCCTCGGACTCATTCCCCGACGGTTTCACGGCTTGGGCGGCCTGGATCGCTACTTTGCCATGGCCCGGGGCCGGGACGCCTTGCCAGCACTGGAGATGACGAAGTGGTTTGACACCAACTACCACTATCTTGTGCCTGAGCTTGAAGACAATATGCAGCCCCTCGGAAACTTTGGGGAGTTTTTGGCGATGGTGCAGCGATCGCAAGCTATTTTGGGCGATCGCGCTGTACCTGTGGTCCTCAGCCCGGTGACCCTCCTGGCCCTGAGCCGCCATAACGGGGATTTGATGGCTTGGTTGGATCAGCTACTGCCGCTATATGTCGATCTCCTGACCCAACTCAAGGCATTGGGGGTGAAGGAAGTTCAATTGCATGAGCCAATTTTGGTCACCAGCCAAGCCGCCGATCTCAAGGCCGCTGTCCAAAGCACCTATCACCAATTGGCCAGCGCCGGCTTGCCGATACAGCTAGTTACCTACTTTGATGATCTGGGGGTGAACTATGGCTGGGTCACACAGCTCCCTGTGGCGGGTCTCAGCCTAGATTTTACCCGGGGTAGAAACTTAGATCTGCTCACAACCCAAGGATTTCCTCCGGGGAAAATTTTGGGGGCCGGGATCGTTGATGGCCGCAATGTTTGGCAGATTCACCCCAATGTTGCTCTGACAACACTGAAAAAACTCCAGGCGATCGCCCCCCATTTGCGGGTACAGCCGTCCGCCTCGCTGCAGTTTGTGCCCCATGATGCCACCTTAGAAACCCAGTTACCTGAGCCGCTGCGCCATGTCCTGAGCTTTGCGGAACAAAAGTTAGCGGAGGTGACCTTCCTCGCTCGCACGTTAGCTGGTGATGAGACGATGACCCAACAAAGGGCGATCGAACAGCAGTGGCAAACCTTTAAGCAGTTCAATCCACCAAATGTCGCAGTGCAGAGCGCAATCCAGAAATTGACGGCAACAGATTTTCAGCGATCGCTGCCCTATGCCCTCCGCTTAGATAAGCAAATTAAACTGCCCCCCTTGCCCACGACGACCATCGGTTCCTTCCCCCAGACAAAGGATGTGCGCCAGTTGCGGGTGAAATATAAAAAAGGCGAAATTTCCCAGGCGGAATACCAGGCGGCGATCGATGCCCATATCGCCGACTGCATCAAACTTCAGGAAGACATCGGCCTAGATGTGCTAGTCCATGGTGAATTTGAGCGCACTGATATGGTGGAATACTTCGGCCAACAACTGAATGGGTTTGCCTTTACGGTTCATGGTTGGGTGCAGAGCTATGGCAGTCGCTGTGTGCGGCCACCGATTATCTATGGTGATGTTGCCTGGCTCCAGCCGATGACCGTGCGAGAATTTCAGGTGGCCCAATCCCTAACCACTAAGCCTGTCAAGGGTATGCTGACTGGGCCAGTGACGATGATCAACTGGTCATTTACCCGTACTGATATTCCGCGCCGTGACCAAGCGATGCAAATTGCCTTGGCCCTACGGGAAGAAGTGGCTAGTCTAGAAGCGGCCGGGGCCACAATGGTGCAGGTCGATGAACCAGCCCTGCGGGAAGGGTTACCCCTGAAGGTCGAACGTTGGCAAGCATATCTAAATTGGGCAGTGGATGCTTTCCGGTTGGCTACTAGTGCTGTTAGACCAGAGACCCAGGTACACACCCACATGTGCTACTCGGAATTTGGCGACATTATTGAACATATTGAGCGTCTGGATGCCGATGTGCTTTCTATTGAAAACAGCCGCAGTAACAATGAAACGTTGTTTGAAATTACTGAGGCCGGCTATCGCTATCAAGTGGGTAATGGGGTTTATGACGTCCATAGTCCGGTCGTCCCCAGCGTTGAAGAGATGGTGCAACAACTGCGCACGGGCATTGACCACCTACCGATCGCCCAAACTTGGATTAACCCAGACTGTGGTCTGAAAACCCGCCGTTGGGAAGAGGTCGTCCCCGCCCTCAAAAATATGGTAGCTGCGACCCAGGCGCTACGGGAGGAGATTCAAAATGCCGCTGACTGA
- a CDS encoding cyclopropane-fatty-acyl-phospholipid synthase family protein, whose protein sequence is MNLTNLLLWGLGIGLLLSIIGLFIYLLTARKYQSSASVAQSYDEWTQDGILEFYWGEHIHLGHYGSPPRRKDFLQAKHDFVHEMVRWGGLDRLPPGTTVLDVGCGIGGSSRILARDYGFEVVGITISPQQVKRAQALTPPDLKARFQVDDALNLSFPDASFDVVWSVEAGPHMPDKARYAQEMLRVLKPGGILVVADWNQRDDRHRPLNGWERLVMRQLLDQWSHPAFSSIEGFAAQLEATGLVGGQVTVDDWTKETLPAWLDSVWQGILRPGGLLKFGLVGLIKSLREVPTFLLMRLAFGVGLCRFGMFRAVRSVTPGTAIETVAGAQNQGSCVGS, encoded by the coding sequence ATGAATCTAACTAACCTATTGCTTTGGGGGCTAGGGATTGGTCTTTTATTGTCGATCATTGGCCTGTTCATTTACCTGCTTACCGCCCGTAAATACCAATCCTCCGCATCCGTCGCCCAGTCCTATGACGAATGGACCCAAGACGGCATTCTAGAATTTTATTGGGGAGAACATATTCATCTCGGTCACTATGGGTCCCCCCCCCGCCGGAAAGATTTTTTGCAGGCGAAGCATGACTTTGTCCATGAAATGGTGCGCTGGGGCGGCCTCGATCGCCTGCCTCCGGGCACAACGGTGCTGGATGTGGGTTGTGGCATTGGCGGCAGTAGTCGGATCTTGGCCCGGGACTACGGCTTTGAAGTGGTCGGCATTACCATCAGTCCCCAACAGGTAAAGCGGGCCCAAGCACTGACGCCTCCCGATCTCAAGGCTCGTTTTCAGGTGGATGATGCCCTGAATTTATCTTTCCCTGATGCCAGTTTTGATGTGGTTTGGTCGGTGGAAGCGGGCCCCCACATGCCCGATAAGGCCCGCTATGCCCAGGAAATGCTGCGGGTGTTGAAGCCAGGAGGCATTCTTGTGGTCGCCGACTGGAATCAGCGGGACGATCGCCATCGGCCATTAAATGGGTGGGAGCGCTTGGTGATGCGGCAATTGCTTGATCAGTGGTCTCATCCGGCTTTTTCTAGTATTGAAGGGTTCGCGGCACAACTAGAAGCAACGGGCTTGGTCGGAGGACAAGTGACGGTGGATGACTGGACAAAAGAAACGCTGCCGGCTTGGTTAGATTCTGTTTGGCAGGGCATTCTTCGCCCTGGGGGGCTGCTGAAGTTTGGCCTGGTTGGTTTGATCAAATCGTTGCGAGAAGTGCCGACTTTTCTGCTGATGCGATTGGCGTTCGGGGTTGGGTTGTGTCGCTTTGGTATGTTCCGGGCGGTGCGGTCTGTTACCCCTGGGACAGCGATTGAAACAGTGGCAGGGGCACAAAATCAAGGTAGTTGCGTGGGTTCATGA